GATCAGTCCACTCACTAGAACCCGGTTGTGTGTTCCTCAGAGCGGGCCAAGGTCACCAAGGGCCTGCCGGACACCGTGGCCATCATGGAGGGAAAGGTAAGGGGAGAAGCCTCACTCACACAGGTGCAGTGCGCTCTTAAAGGGCCAGGTAGGGGAGGAGCCTCACTCACACAGGTGCACTGCGCTCTTAAAGGGCCAGGTAGGGGAGGAGCCTAACTCACACAGGTGCAGTGCGCTCTTAAAGGGCCAGGTAGGGGAGGAGCCTAACTCACACAGGTGCAGTGCGCTCTTAAAGGGCCAGGTAGGGGAGGAGCCTCACTCACACAGGTGCACTGCGCTGTTAAAGGGCCAGGTAGGGGAGGAGCCTAACTCACATAGATGCACTGCGCTCTTAAAGGGCCAGGTAGGGGAGGAGCCTCACTCACACAGGGGCAGTGCCCTCTTAAAGGGCAGGTAGGGGAGGAGCCTCGCTCTACACAGGTGCAGTGCGCTCTTAAAGGGCCAGGTAGGGGAGGAGCCTCACTCACACAGGTGCAGTGTGCTCTTAAAGGGCCAGGTATGGGAGGAGCCTCGCTCACACAGGTGCAGTGCGCTCTTAAAGGGCCAGGTAGGGGAGGAGCCTAACTCACACAGGTGCACTGCGCTCTTAAAGGGCCAGGTAGGGGAGGAGCCTAACTCACACAGGTGCAGTGCGCTCTTAAAGGGCCAGGTAGGGGAGGAGCCTCACTCACACAGGTGCACTGCGCTCTTAAAGGGCCAGGTAGGGGAGGATCCTAactcacacagatgcactgcGCTCTTAAAGGGCCAGGTAGGGGAGGAGCCTCACTCACACAGGGGCAGTGCGCTCTTAAAGGGCCAGGTAGGGGAGGAGCCTAACTCACACAGGTGCAGTGCGCTCTTAAAGGGCCAGGTATGGGAGGAGCCTCGCTCACACAGGTGCAGTGCGCTCTTAAAGGGCCAGGTAGGGGAGGAGCCTAACTCACACAGGTGCACTGCGCCCTTAAAGGGCCAGGTAGGGGAGGAGCCTAACTCACACAGGGGCAGTGCGCTCTTAAAGGGCCAGGCGCTACAGCCTTTCCTAAGGCAGTGATGATGTGTGTGATGGAGATCAGTGACGACGAGGGCGCCCTCAGTGACCCCCGTCCCATTGCCCCCCAGTCCCTGTGTCTGAcctgcctggtggagggggaccccccccccgaggccACCTGGCTGAGGAATGGCGTCCCCCTCCCGGAGAGCCCCCCCTACAGCACGGCCCAGCAGGGGGCCGGCCGCGCCCTCACCATCACCATGGTGACCGCCGAGGACTCCGGCACCTACACCGTCTGCGTGCTGAACCTGCACGGCGGCGAGACCGCCCAGGTGACGGTCAGCGTGTACGGGGTGGGCGAGACCCCCCCCGCCAACGCCCTCAGGGTGGAGTGAGACCCTCTAGAACCCCCACCCTCTGAGGGTCCACAGGgcctggagggggcgggggctggagggggcggggcctggaggGGCAAAGTGAAGAGAAGAGTTTGTGGTTTTAAATTGTGACGTAGTTTAACATGTTATGATCTAAAGTATGGTTTGAGGTTTTATTGTGAAGTAGTTTAACATGTTATGATATAAAGTATAATTTGTGGTTTTTAATTGTGACATAATTTAACATGTTATGACATAAAGTATGGTTTGAGGATTTAAATTGTGACGTAGTTTAAGATGTTATGATATAAAGTATGGTTTGAGGATTTAAATTGTGACGTAGTATAAAATGTTATGAATAATGTATGGTTTGTGGTTTTAAATTGTGACGTAGTTTAACATGTTATGATATCAAGTTTGAGGTTTTAAACAGTGACGTAGTTGAACATGTTATGATATAGAGTATGATTTGTGGTTTTAATTAGCAGCAGCTTTACGTGCAGACTTGCAGACATAACCCCTTCATCCAGTGCATTGCAGTTTAACTTGGCCTCTCCTGGCAGTATAAACACTCCACCAAGGtccctccccttctttgttACCTTTGATTTAACTACCAACAATGTGGAAGTGTCCCTGTAAGAGTCGTGTTCACCAGTCGTCTCACTGAATGGATTCTGTATAACTTTGCTGCCTGTGCTTTCCCCTGATCAAAAAATTAAACCAAACATTGCGTCCTAAAAGGTGTTTTTCTCCCTCCGGGTTTATGGCAGCCATGGTGTGTTAGCGAGGTGAGCGCTGTTCTGATAAAGGTTGGCCCCTGGGCCCTTGGTGTGGTGGGCTCCTCTGCCTCTAAAGGGGGGCCCCTGGGCCCTTGGTGTGGTGGGCTCCTCTGCCTCTAAAGGGGAGCCCCTGGGCCCTTGGTGAGGTGTGTTCCTCTGCCTCTAAAGGGGGGCCCCTGGGCCCTTGGTGTGGTGGGCTCCTCTGCCTCTAAAGGGGAGCCCCTGGGCCCTTGGTGTGGTGGGCTCCTCTGCCTCTAAAGGTTGGCCCCTGGGCCCTTGGTGTGGTGTGTTCCTCTGCCTCTAAAGGTTTGCCCCTGGGCCCTTGGTGAGGTGTGTTCCTCTGCCTCTAAAGGTTGGCCCCTGGGCCCTTGGTGTGGTGGGCTCCTCTGCCTCTAAAGGGGGGCCCTTGGTGTGGTGTGTTCCTCTGCCTCTAAAGGGGGGCCCCTGGGCCCTTGGTGTGGTGGGCTCCTCTGCCTCTAAAGGGGGGCCCCTGGGCCCTTGGTGTGGTGGGCTCCTCTGCCTCTAAAGGGGGGCCCCTGGGCCCTTGGTGTGGTGGGCTCCTCTGCCTCTAAAGGGGGGCCCCTGGGCCCTTGGTGTGGTGGGCTCCTCTGCCTCTAAAGGGGGGCCCTTGGTGTGGTGTGTTCCTCTGCCTCTAAAGGGGGGCCCCTGGGCCCTTGGTGTGGTGGGCTCCTCTGCCTCTAAAGGGGGGCCCCTGGGCCCTTGGTGTGGTGGGCTCCTCTGCCTCTAAAGGGGAGCCCCTGGGCCCTTGGTGTGGTGGGCTCCTCTGCCTCTAAAGGTTGGCCCCTGGGCCCTTGGTGTGGTGTGTTCCTCTGCCTCTAAAGGTTTGCCCCTGGGCCCTTGGTGAGGTGTGTTCCTCTGCCTCTAAAGGTTGGCCCCTGGGCCCTTGGTGTGGTGGGCTCCTCTGCCTCTAAAGGGGGGCCCTTGGTGTGGTGTGTTCCTCTGCCTCTAAAGGGGGGCCCCTGGGCCCTTGGTGTGGTGGGCTCCTCTGCCTCTAAAGGGGGGCCCCTGGGCCCTTGGTGTGGTGGGCTCCTCTGCCTCTAAAGGGGGGCCCCTCTGAGCTCCCAGGAGACTAGAATAAACTCTAGTGTCAAACCAAAGGTCAGCATAAGAAATGGACCCTTTGGGGAGTCaagggagtgaggggagtgggggagtgagggagtgagggagtgagggagtgggggagtgagggagtgggggagtgggggagtgggggagtgagggagtgggggagtgggggagtgagggagtgggggagtgagggagtggaggagtgagggagtgggggagtgagggagtgagggagtgggggagtgagggagtgggggagtgggggagtgggggagtgagggagtgggggagtgagggagtggaggagtgggggagtgagggagtgagggagtgggggagtgagggagtgggggagtgagggagtgaggggtgagggagtgggggagtgggggagtgggggagtgagggagtgggggagtggggtgagggagtgggggagtggggtgagggagtgggggagtgagggagtgggggagtgagggagtggaggagtggggtgagggagtgggggagtggagtgggggagtggggtgagggagtgggggagtgagggagtgggggagtgggggagtgagggagtgggggagtggggtgagggagtgggggagtggggtgggggagtggggtgagggagtgggggagtgagggagtgggggagtgagggagtgggggagtggggtgagggagtgggggagtgagggagtgggggagtgagggagtgggggagtggggtgggggagtgggggagtggagtgggggagtggggtgagggagtgggggagtgagggagtgggggagtggggtgagggagtgggggagtgagggagtgggggagtgggggagtgagggagtgggggagtgagggagtgagggagtgggggagtgagggagtgggggagtgggggagtgggggagtgagggagtgagggagtgggggagtgagggagtgagggagtgagggagtgggggagtgagggagtgagggagtgagggagtgggggagtgagggagtgagggagtgggggagtgagggagtgagggagtgggggagtgggggagtgggggagtgagggagtgagggagtgggggagtgggggagtgggggagtgagggagtgagggagtgggggagtgggggagtgggggagtgggggagtgagggagtgggggagtgagggagtgagggagtgggggagtgagggagtgggggagtgagggagtgagggagtgagggagtgggggagtgagggagtgggggagtgagggagtgagggagtgggggagtgagggagtgggggagtgagggagtgagggagtgggggagtgagggagtgagggagtggtgTGTTGCAGCGCTCCACCGGCTCCAGCTCAATAGCAGAGAGTGTTTCTGCAGcgtcccgcccccgcccccgcccccgccccccgcccccgcccccggggcTGATGACCTCGCGGGcggcctgctgcccccccccccccccccagagataaagagggagaccACGCTTCCCCCAGCGACACATCACAGCCTTTCTCCCCTGACCTTCTCAGGGATTCATTCATGATGACATCTCTGCACTGATGTCTCTTACAACTGGGGCCACTCGAAgccttcacccattcacacacacacacacacacacacacacacacacacacacacacacacacacacgcacacactcatccaccCAATCTGAAgccttcacccattcacacacacacacacacacacacacacacacacacacacacacacacactcatccacacaaTCTGaagcattcacccattcacacacacacacacacacacacacacacacacacacacacacacacacacacacacacacacactcatccacccAATCTGAAGCACTCacccattaacacacacacacacacacacacacacacacacacacacacacacacacacacacacacacacacacacacacacacacacacacacacacaaacacacacacacacacacacacacacacacacacaaacacacatacacacaaacactcatccaCCCAATCTGAAGCCTTCACCCATTCCCCCATCTCCACTAACCAGCCCGTGGTCCACTAACCTAACCTCCACATAACTACTGATAACCACTGGAGCCTCCGGGGGCCTCCAGGGCCACACTGGACCCAGCGGCGCCCCTTGGCTCGGCGGGAACCCAACCTaccaccccgccccctccagtgAACTCGCGGTTGTTCAAACATCGGGCCCTCTCCAGGGGCAGGCTGCTCATTaacccggccccggcccccacTATATGAGGCTGCCCCTCTTGGAGGGGCCCTCCACTTTGTGCTGATCTTCCCCCAGTCGTCCCCGTCTCCCGGTGAAGAGGAACCCCACGGACATGGCCTTCAGCGGAGCGTGGCAGGTGTACGCCCAGGAGAACTACGAGGAGTTCCTCAGGGCCATGGGTGagaccctctgctcctcctctcctcctcctctgctcctcctctcctcctcctctgctcctcctctcctcctcctctgctcctcctctcctcctcctctgctcctcctctcctctgctcctcctctcctctgctcctcctctcgtcctctcctcctctcctcttctcctcctctcctcctctcctcctctcctctgctcctctctcctcctctcgtcctctcctctgctcctctctcctctcctcctcctctcctcctcctcctcctctcctcctcctctcgtcctctcctcctctcctctgctcctctcctctctcctcctctcctcctcctctcctcctcctctcctcctcctcctcctcctcctctgctcctctcctctgctcctctcctctctcctctctcctcctctcctcctctcctctgctcctctcctctcctcctctcctcctctcctcctcctcctcctcctcctctcctcctctcctcctcctctgctcctcctctcctctcctcctcctctcgtcctctcctcctctcctcctcctctgctcctcctcctcctcctcctctcctcctctcctcctcctcctctcctcctcctcctctcctcctctcctcctcctcctctcctcctctcctcctctcctcctctcctcctcctctgctcctcctctcctcttctcctcctctcctctctcctctctcctcctctcctcttctcctcctctcctctctcctctctcctctctcctcctctcctcctcctcctcctcctcctctcctcctcctcttctcctcctctcctcctctcctcctcctcctcctctcctcctcccttcctcctctcctgctgccCAGCATGGAGCCCGTCTTCATTCTGTCGTTTCAACGTTTGAGATGATCGTAGATCAGCTCTGAGACTTAAGAACTCTTCTGCCTCTTATGTCTCTCATTTTGTACCAGTAACAGAACCGAACACATTCCAGCAAATCGTCCTACCGGGCGTTGCCGTTCTACTTACACAACGAATATGTTCCGTTCTGTTACTGGGACTCAATGACAGGGTGCTTGGTCCATGTAGACCGGTTCCTCTCATCTTGAGGTGGTTCAGGTCGGTTCTCAGTACGTTCTCACCGGCCCGCCTCCACCAGGTCTGACCGATGACATCATCAAGATCGCCAAGGACATCAAGCCGGTGACGGAGATCCAGCAGAGTGGGAACGACTTCGTCATTACCTCCAAGACGCCCGGGAAGTCCATCACCAACTCCTTCACCATCGGCAAGGAGGCGGAAATCACCACCATGGACGGCAAGAAGATCAAGGTAGCCAGCAGGACCGACCAATGAGAAAGACTTAGGTAGAGAAAAGGAAATAGAGTAGATGGTGAGGTATCTCTGACTTCTGGCGTAGTAGATGGTGAGGTATCTCTGACCTCTGATGTAGCAGATGATGAGGTATCTCTGACCTCTGTTGTAGTAGATGGTGAGGTATCTCTGACCTCTGATGTAGTAGATGAAGAGGTATCTCTGACCTCTGGCGTAGTAGATGAAGAGGTATCTCTGACCTGATGTAGTAGATGAAGAGGTTTCTCTGACCTCTGATGTAGTAGATGATGAGGTATCTCTGACCTGATGTAGTAGATGATGAGGTATCTCTGACCTATGATGTAGTAGATGGTGAGGTATCTCTGACCTCTGATGTAGTAGATGAAGAGGTTTCTCTGACCTCTGATGTAGTAGATGATGAGGTAACTCTGACCTGATGTAGTAGATGATGAGGTATCTCTGACCTCTGATGTAGTAGATGATGAGGTATCTCTGACCTGATGTAGTAGATGATGAGGTATCTCTGACCTGATGTAGTAGATGATGAGGTATCTCTGACCTCTGATGTAGTAGATGATGAGGTATCTCTGACCTCTGATGTAGTAGATGATGAGGTATCTCTGACCTGATGTAGTAGATGATGAGGTATCTCTGACCTGATGTGTGTCACTTCATGTGTACAACGTGACATGTACCTTTAAGGGAACCTTTGATACAATCATGTTGAATGAACACTAATGATGAGTCGTGGCGTGTCTCCTAGTGCACAGTCACCATGGACCAGGGCAAGATGGTCTGCAACACCGGCAAGTTCTGCCACGTGCAAGAGCtgaagggaggggagatgatCGAGGTGATCCACctgaacaaaaacaaacgcgcaaacacacacacacacacgcgcgcgcacacacgcaaaaacacatacacacacacacacacgcaaacacatacacacatgaacatacaagcatgcacacacacagacacaaacacaccgatacacacatgaacatagaagcatgcacacacacacacacacacacacaaacacacacgcaaacatacacacatgaacatgcacaaacatacacaaacatgcagccacacacaaacgcacgcgcacacacaaacattccgCTTTGTTGAATACTTGATTGTGGTTGGTCCATTAGGGCAATGGATTATTTCTGGACAGCTGACCGCTGCTATGAATAACACACCGCTGCTATCACTAATTAACGTGTGTGAACTTCAGCAGAGTGTGATATCATGTGTCCCAATATGAATGGTGgtctctcctgttctcctccagaCTCTGACCATGGGATCCACCACCCTGGTCCGGAAGAGCAGGAAGATGTGAACTCAGCTATGTAAATAAAAGCCATTGCCTCCCAAAACGTGTGGGTCATTTGTCTCCTAACGCCAGTGATAGAGGCCCTGTGCAGCACAGACCAGTGGTCAAGGTAAAGGCCCTGTGCACAGGTCAGTAATAAAGGCCATGTGCAGTATATGCCAGGGTCCGCCAGGGTGCGCCAAACGCAAACCAACGGGGGAACTGATCGCGTTTAGGACGTATACAATGTCCGGATTAGATTTGGGAAACCTCGGATTCCGGTCACACAGATTGTCCTTTTAAAACCGAACATTTAGGGAACTCAATGGATTTCAAGGAAATTGTACTCATGTGTCATATACTATGATAATAAATCATAATATAATACTCGCAGTTAGATTGGCCATCGACGTATTCTACGGACACTTCTAACGAAGAAAGGGGAGAATCAAATGATCTTCTTCAAAATAGATTATTAAATATATGTTCATATAAAACATACATctttatacatacatataaatatgaatatgtatGAACATCGGTACATAAACTGTTTACTGAAGGAGTATGTTGACGTTATGGGGTAAGTGGGCGGGGCCCCTAAAGCCTGAAAAGCGCATGCGCAGTGCATTCAGCGTTCGTCTGGCCCTTGTAGCACGAAGGCTCCTTAACGAGGAACCGGACTCCATTAACCCAGTCGCTGCTCCGCGTACAGAGCATTCAGAAACATGGCGAGGTACCTCCGACCCCCCAACAGCTCCCTGTTCGTCAGGAACATCTCGGACGAGTCCAGGTAGGTCCAGCCGACGGGTCTTTATAGAACCTCACTAGGCCGCGGAGACCTCGATATAATGGAGACCTCGATACCCGAGCGGACCGAGCTCTAATATAGCCGtctgaggggtcagaggtcagactagGGGACATGTGGCCCCTTTAGGTCTTTCTCTCTGCAGCCAAACTACATTCTGCTCTCTTTCTGCTTCTGGTGTCGCCATGCTGGAGGGGCTCATCTGCGCATGTGCGGGTCGAGCTTTTGTTTGTCGTTTTTCTGTAAACCCGACGTAGCTCCTCGATAACGCTGCTGCTGTGATCCACATGAAGTCATGTTGTGTCTCATCGTGCGTGTTGTgcctgtctctgtcgctctgggTTTCTGCGCCTCAGGGTCGTGCGAATTTAACTTTGAACTGTGAATCGGCCCAAGGGTTTTTTGTCCAAGATGGATCCACGCACATACAGTATTAAAGTGTCTCATATTTGTGAGTGTCAACCGATGGCCGAGGCGGACTTATTATGGTGTGTTCGAGATGCCTCGTCATATACCGCCCTTACTAGTTGCTCTTGTGACGTATTGTTTTACTTATAGCGTTCCCATTTGTCTATGTGGATATCTgggttattgttagctacattagcctctaacccagctcgaaaacaaacgaCACAACTTgtcattgtattgcacgcacagcaagaccgtgcaatacacaaattggtgaccggattaagcAGCAATCTCAtcgtgtgtaagagcatttcaaatcaacattaaaatgtccaacgtggtacaaatataaagaaaatgcATCTCAttacgggcgcagccatctttgtttgtCGAGTCGTACGGTCGGCCCCACTGAACTCGTTGGACGCTGTATCCCGAGATATTACGACCAGAAAGCGGCGTGCCTCGGTGAAAAGCCGCGATTTCCCACATTGCAACTCATGCGGCTGGTGTACGAGGTATCTGGAAACCCCCATTTCACATGAGGTGTTGAAACCCCTGGgtctgcagcctgcagggttaacattaaaggggtgatatcatgcttttcGACCTTTGACTTAGACTGTTATACGTGTATACATGTATTACGTATGCTAAGCCAGAAAATTCTAAATCCGAGGCAGGGGGTGTTTTTCCACCGAGAACGCCCCTCAATAAGTGCACAGCTTGTTCGTGCTCAAACTTTACTTTCGTGACGTCAGCGTGCAGTGGGCGGTGCTGAAGTGGATTGGTCCCGCCTCCCGGTTACCCACAATGTTTACAACTTTTCGAGGTTGGGAATttgcccacacacgcacaacacgtTCGACCAATCCCAGCAGAATGGGCAAATCAGGAGGGGGTCTGAAAGAAACATGATACAAAACAGACTTTTTTAAatttgaaattggttttgcagaaatgaaGTGTAAATAATGAGGGGTATTTCTAACAAacaggcatgtaaccctattctagtagtccgccccccccccccccatgcaatTTCAAG
Above is a genomic segment from Gadus morhua chromosome 6, gadMor3.0, whole genome shotgun sequence containing:
- the fabp10a gene encoding fatty acid-binding protein 10-A, liver basic → MAFSGAWQVYAQENYEEFLRAMGLTDDIIKIAKDIKPVTEIQQSGNDFVITSKTPGKSITNSFTIGKEAEITTMDGKKIKCTVTMDQGKMVCNTGKFCHVQELKGGEMIETLTMGSTTLVRKSRKM